The following proteins come from a genomic window of Alnus glutinosa chromosome 10, dhAlnGlut1.1, whole genome shotgun sequence:
- the LOC133880164 gene encoding putative UDP-rhamnose:rhamnosyltransferase 1, with translation MNSMDEPKKLHIALFPWLAFGHMIPFLELGKLIARKGHCISFISTPRNIERLPKIPPDLAPSITFVKLPLPHVENLPENAEATMDVPYHIIPYLKIAHDGLQDPLSHFLETSAPDWIIHDFAPHWLPPIATKLGISPAFFSIFKASTLCFFGPLKSSTRTEPEHFTVPPKWVPFPTKIAFQLFEAKKIFDNLEVNDSGVSDMFRLEMVVSGTEALAVKTSMEIEGEWLKLLGELYNKPVIPVGLLPHSAQENGDNNKDSRWDVIVEWLDKQEKGSVVYIALGSETQPSQQDFTELALGLEQSGLPFFWALRKRSGSVGGDSVELPEGFVERTGGRGIVWTDWAPQFRILAHESVAGFLTHCGWSSVSEALQFGRALIMLPFLTDTGLIARFLEEREAGVEVPRNEQDGSFTRDSVAKTLRLVIKDVEGRIYRDNAKEMADIFGDMDLQSRYTDKFVEFLQNHSRVGVA, from the coding sequence ATGAACTCCATGGATGAGCCGAAGAAGCTTCATATAGCCCTGTTTCCATGGCTAGCCTTTGGTCACATGATCCCTTTTTTAGAGCTCGGCAAGCTCATAGCCCGAAAGGGTCACTGTATTTCATTCATATCAACCCCTAGAAATATTGAACGCCTCCCGAAGATCCCACCAGATTTAGCACCTTCCATAACTTTTGTGAAGCTGCCCTTACCCCACGTAGAGAATCTGCCAGAAAACGCAGAAGCAACCATGGACGTACCATACCACATAATCCCATACCTTAAGATAGCCCACGATGGTCTTCAAGATCCTTtgtctcattttttagaaactTCGGCTCCTGATTGGATTATTCACGACTTTGCCCCTCACTGGTTACCACCAATCGCCACCAAGCTAGGCATCTCACCGGCTTTCTTCAGTATTTTCAAGGCATCAACCTTGTGCTTTTTCGGACCGTTAAAGTCGAGTACAAGGACGGAGCCCGAGCATTTCACTGTCCCTCCCAAATGGGTCCCTTTTCCAACCAAAATAGCGTTTCAATTATTTGAGGCTAAGAAAATCTTTGACAACCTTGAAGTCAATGATTCCGGTGTTTCAGACATGTTTCGTCTCGAGATGGTGGTCTCAGGCACCGAAGCCTTGGCTGTTAAAACCAGCATGGAGATCGAAGGTGAGTGGTTGAAGCTCCTTGGAGAGCTTTATAATAAACCTGTAATTCCAGTGGGCTTATTGCCACACTCGGCGCAAGAAAACGGAGACAACAACAAAGATAGCAGATGGGATGTGATTGTTGAGTGGTTAGACAAGCAAGAGAAAGGGTCAGTGGTTTATATAGCACTCGGAAGTGAAACTCAACCAAGTCAACAAGACTTCACAGAGCTGGCTCTTGGACTCGAGCAATCAGGATTGCCCTTCTTTTGGGCTCTAAGAAAGCGAAGCGGCTCTGTCGGTGGGGATTCAGTTGAGCTACCGGAAGGATTCGTGGAGCGAACCGGAGGTCGTGGGATTGTTTGGACGGATTGGGCGCCTCAGTTTCGAATATTAGCTCACGAATCGGTTGCGGGTTTCTTGACTCACTGCGGTTGGAGTTCAGTGTCGGAGGCATTGCAATTTGGACGCGCACTCATTATGCTGCCCTTCTTGACGGACACAGGATTAATAGCAAGGTTTTTGGAAGAGAGGGAGGCAGGAGTTGAGGTGCCCAGAAATGAGCAAGACGGGTCGTTTACAAGGGACTCGGTGGCCAAAACGTTGAGGCTGGTTATAAAGGATGTGGAGGGAAGGATTTATCGGGACAACGCCAAGGAAATGGCTGACATATTCGGAGACATGGACCTCCAGTCCAGATACACCGACAAATTTGTTGAGTTCCTTCAAAACCACAGCCGTGTCGGTGTAGCATGA
- the LOC133879262 gene encoding uncharacterized protein LOC133879262, whose amino-acid sequence MQNVEGQLVLYNLLTHIKKDVLPIHRNSLAGDSTDRDIRLLQVFPNASSMKWERMELDLKKYEFNWLEITPHEVEVTSSSKANSPRAHTRRSSPLSSPFGSGGSSQKDGADPLHLLTPHESPPKIGLEKALSDVLLYAVPPKVFFPSDSACSSVHSLSSGASDGAKMVQAWMLSELVCQVLLAHQPKALVTMMV is encoded by the exons ATGCAGAATGTGGAGGGGCAGCTGGTGTTGTACAATCTGTTAACCCATATAAAGAAGGATGTTCTTCCAATTCATCGGAATAGCCTTGCTGGGGATAGCACTGATAGGGATATTAGACTGTTACAAGTTTTTCCCAACGCGAGTTCGATGAAGTGGGAAAGGATGGAGTTGGACTTGAAGAAGTATGAA TTTAATTGGCTGgagatcacgcctcatgaagtagaggtcactagttcgtcTAAGGCAAATAGTCCTAGAGCACACACCCGAAGAAGTTCTCCTTTGAGCTCTCCATTTGGCAGTGGTGGCAGTTCACAGAAG gatgGGGCTGATCCCCTTCATCTGCTTACTCCACATGAAAGCCCTCCAAAAATTGGTTTAGAGAAGGCATTGTCAGACGTGCTATTGTATGCTGTGCCTCCCAAGGTTTTCTTTCCCTCAGATTCTGCTTGTAGCTCAGTCCATTCTCTGTCATCAGGGGCCTCAGATGGCGCAAAAATGGTACAGGCATGGATGCTTTCAGAGTTAGTTTGTCAAGTGCTGTTAGCTCATCAACCCAAGGCTCTGGTAACAATGATGGTGTGA
- the LOC133879263 gene encoding putative disease resistance protein At3g14460, which produces MGYEALESLPRVFTVDDSLKQSSEFPCLPELSICTCPNLRELPHLFPSLAMLEINGCQELAELPGLPSICELEVNKFDERVLQSVVNLTSLTYLRMCQISMLTCFPEGFLQQLTALEELQIAGLGELTTSSNEIGLQNLQCLQHLEISGCPFLKELPQSLYELSSLKELRVSKCPSLVSFPATGLPSLLISLEIKDCKALLFLCEWTMHDNEKAFPLLVYLVIEGCSSLTSLPRGQLPITLKTLEIHDCMSLESLPEQMQSNICLEFFKISCCHSIMSFPEGTFGLSTVTSNTVMNLKELIISNCKNLESLPEGIQNLKGLDYLEVVECPLILPFPEPGLPTKLRSIRISNCRRLKSLPHQMYSLTSLEVLHIDGCSSLASFPEGGLPANLLSLTILDSENLRPSYEWGLHRLTCLVDLSFGGCQGLVSFPEKCLLPSSLSSLHLERLPNLESLPQRLENLTTLDNLEIWECDRLGALPELKYFRVWNFRISFDIKLVEKSA; this is translated from the coding sequence ATGGGGTATGAAGCATTGGAAAGTCTTCCAAGGGTTTTTACAGTTGATGATAGCTTAAAACAAAGTAGTGAATTCCCTTGCCTCCCTGAGCTTTCTATATGCACATGTCCCAACCTGAGAGAACTACCCCATCTTTTTCCTTCCTTGGCAATGCTTGAAATAAATGGATGCCAAGAATTGGCTGAACTTCCAGGGCTTCCTTCAATCTGTGAATTAGAAGTAAATAAGTTTGATGAAAGGGTGTTACAAAGCGTAGTTAACCTCACCTCGCTTACTTACTTGCGTATGTGTCAAATTTCCATGCTCACATGTTTTCCTGAAGGGTTTCTTCAACAGTTAACAGCTCTTGAAGAATTACAGATCGCTGGTCTTGGTGAGCTCACAACTTCGTCCAATGAAATTGGATTGCAAAATCTCCAATGCCTCCAGCATTTGGAGATTTCAGGATGTCCATTCTTAAAGGAGTTGCCACAAAGTTTATATGAACTTTCATCTCTTAAGGAGTTGAGGGTCTCAAAATGCCCCTCACTTGTGTCCTTTCCTGCGACAGGCTTGCCTTCCTTGCTCATAAGCCTTGAGATCAAGGATTGTAAGGCTCTGTTGTTCCTATGTGAATGGACGATGCATGACAATGAGAAGGCATTTCCTTTACTTGTATACTTGGTAATTGAAGGTTGCTCTTCTCTCACATCTTTACCAAGAGGCCAGTTGCCCATCACGCTTAAAACACTTGAAATCCATGACTGCATGAGTTTGGAGTCACTTCCGGAGCAGATGCAAAGCAATATCTGTCTTGAATTCTTTAAAATTTCATGTTGTCATTCTATCATGTCCTTCCCGGAAGGAACTTTTGGGTTGTCCACTGTCACATCCAACACTGTCATGAACCTGAAGGAGCTCATCATCAGCAATTGTAAGAACCTCGAGTCATTACCTGAAGGGATACAGAACCTCAAGGGTCTCGATTACTTGGAAGTAGTTGAGTGCCCACTAATTTTACCTTTTCCAGAACCTGGCTTGCCAACCAAGCTGCGATCAATAAGAATCTCTAATTGCAGGCGTCTCAAGTCCCTGCCACATCAAATGTACAGCCTCACATCTCTTGAAGTACTACATATAGATGGTTGCTCAAGTCTTGCATCATTTCCAGAAGGGGGCTTACCGGCCAATCTGTTGTCACTCACAATCTTAGACTCTGAGAATCTCAGGCCCTCATACGAGTGGGGGCTGCACAGACTCACTTGTCTTGTGGACTTGTCCTTTGGTGGATGTCAAGGGTTGGTATCTTTTCCTGAGAAGTGTTTGCTGCCTTCTAGTTTATCCTCTCTTCATCTTGAGCGACTGCCAAATCTTGAATCCCTGCCCCAGAGATTGGAAAACCTCACCACTCTTGATAATCTAGAAATATGGGAATGTGACAGGCTTGGGGCCTTGCCAGAGCTCAAATACTTTCGAGTTTGGAATTTTAGGATATCCTTTGATATAAAGTTAGTAGAGAAATCTGCTTGA